A window of the Phycicoccus sp. M110.8 genome harbors these coding sequences:
- a CDS encoding MFS transporter has protein sequence MRELPGWVRWLLAGRFVNALGSMAWVFVPLYLVSDRHLDEARAGSVAAVWGAGMIVGNLVGGTVGDRFGLRRTLAGASLASAAGCLLVPVTPTGGLPVVLFLMGALGGVGRPVSFALVTSALPTEHRRQATAWMRAVNNAGTVLGPPLGGLLAVHHFGVVFVIDAAASLLMLGVVLFVVPAAAPTTLSAETPTRLLAALRADPRFVLLLLTVVAADTAYRFAYSAVPWQLESLGAAPWVYGTTISLNCALIVLFEPWLAHRLRERPPERLIAGGFLLVGLGWLLVAPAPGLVLVLVAIAVVTAGEMLYKPTATAHAADRAPEGMHGRYQSLYGAASIGGTVIAPPLSGALFQVDPRLMWAVGGLLGLAAAAALSLTGRRALRRTPESVHRP, from the coding sequence ATGAGGGAGCTGCCTGGCTGGGTCCGCTGGCTGCTGGCGGGACGGTTCGTCAACGCCTTGGGCTCGATGGCGTGGGTGTTCGTCCCGCTGTACCTCGTCTCCGACCGACACCTCGACGAGGCCAGGGCCGGCTCCGTCGCGGCGGTCTGGGGCGCCGGCATGATCGTCGGGAACCTGGTCGGGGGCACGGTCGGCGACCGCTTCGGGCTGCGGCGCACCCTCGCCGGCGCCTCGCTCGCCTCGGCGGCGGGCTGCCTGCTCGTGCCGGTCACCCCGACGGGCGGCCTGCCGGTGGTCCTGTTCCTCATGGGGGCGCTCGGGGGTGTCGGCCGCCCGGTGTCGTTCGCGCTCGTCACCAGCGCGCTGCCCACCGAGCACCGCCGCCAGGCCACCGCCTGGATGCGGGCGGTCAACAACGCCGGCACGGTGCTCGGGCCCCCGCTCGGCGGCCTGCTCGCCGTCCACCACTTCGGCGTCGTCTTCGTCATCGACGCGGCGGCGAGCCTGCTCATGCTGGGCGTCGTGCTGTTCGTCGTGCCGGCCGCCGCTCCCACGACGCTCTCGGCCGAGACCCCGACCCGGCTGCTCGCCGCGCTGCGGGCCGACCCGCGCTTCGTCCTGCTGCTGCTCACCGTGGTCGCGGCCGACACGGCCTACCGGTTCGCCTACTCGGCGGTGCCCTGGCAGCTGGAGTCGCTGGGTGCCGCGCCGTGGGTCTACGGGACGACGATCTCGCTCAACTGCGCGCTCATCGTCCTGTTCGAGCCGTGGCTGGCCCACCGCCTGCGCGAGCGGCCGCCGGAGCGGCTGATCGCCGGCGGCTTCCTCCTCGTGGGCCTGGGGTGGCTGCTCGTCGCGCCCGCCCCGGGCCTCGTGCTCGTCCTCGTCGCCATCGCCGTGGTCACCGCCGGGGAGATGCTCTACAAGCCGACCGCGACGGCCCACGCCGCCGACCGCGCGCCCGAGGGCATGCACGGCCGCTACCAGAGCCTCTACGGTGCCGCGTCCATCGGCGGCACCGTCATCGCCCCACCGCTGTCCGGCGCCCTGTTCCAGGTAGACCCGCGGCTCATGTGGGCGGTCGGTGGCCTCCTCGGCCTCGCGGCCGCCGCCGCCCTCAGCCTGACCGGCCGCAGGGCACTGCGCCGGACGCCCGAGTCCGTGCACCGCCCCTGA
- a CDS encoding class III extradiol ring-cleavage dioxygenase, with translation MSTSTGSTPERQPVLYLSHGAPPLADDPVWTRQLADWSGRFGKPANILMVSAHWEEAPLSLSATSGDVPLVYDFWGFPRHYYEVTYAAPGAPELAASVERLVHTTENPVHRDETRGLDHGAYVPLVEMYPEADVPVLQMSMPTLDPRTLFDLGRRLAPLRDEGTLIVGSGFTTHNLRWFNPGGGPDGTPPAASSEFDHWAAEALARQDVDAILDFVHKAPAAREAHPRTEHWAPLYVSLGAAYESGSLENESVIDGFWFGLSKRSWQFA, from the coding sequence ATGAGCACCTCGACGGGGTCGACGCCGGAGCGCCAGCCGGTCCTGTACCTCAGCCACGGCGCCCCTCCGCTCGCGGACGACCCGGTGTGGACCCGCCAGCTCGCCGACTGGTCGGGCCGGTTCGGCAAGCCGGCCAACATCCTCATGGTGTCGGCGCACTGGGAGGAGGCGCCGCTCTCGCTGTCCGCGACCTCCGGCGACGTCCCGCTCGTCTACGACTTCTGGGGCTTCCCGCGGCACTACTACGAGGTGACGTATGCCGCGCCGGGCGCGCCGGAGCTCGCGGCGTCGGTGGAGCGGCTGGTCCACACGACCGAGAACCCCGTGCACCGGGACGAGACGCGCGGCCTGGACCACGGCGCCTACGTGCCCCTCGTCGAGATGTACCCCGAGGCCGACGTGCCGGTGCTGCAGATGTCGATGCCGACCCTCGACCCGCGGACCCTGTTCGACCTGGGGCGCCGGCTCGCCCCGCTCCGCGACGAGGGCACGCTCATCGTCGGGTCCGGATTCACCACCCACAACCTGCGCTGGTTCAACCCGGGCGGGGGCCCCGACGGGACGCCCCCGGCGGCCTCGAGCGAGTTCGACCACTGGGCGGCCGAGGCGCTCGCGCGCCAGGACGTCGACGCGATCCTCGACTTCGTGCACAAGGCCCCTGCGGCCCGGGAGGCGCACCCTCGGACCGAGCACTGGGCGCCGCTGTACGTCAGCCTCGGGGCGGCCTACGAGTCGGGCTCGCTGGAGAACGAGAGCGTCATCGACGGCTTCTGGTTCGGCCTGAGCAAGCGCTCCTGGCAGTTCGCCTGA
- the topA gene encoding type I DNA topoisomerase: MGAGRQVGSVSTGRKLVIVESPAKAKTIGGYLGKDYDVEASVGHIRDIPTPSEMPAEIKKGPFGRFGVDVDSGFEAYYVVDSDKKKKVAELKRLLKGADELYLATDEDREGEAIAWHLLEVLKPKVPVKRMVFHEITKEAIQRAASATRDLDTALVDAQETRRILDRLYGYEVSPVLWRKVKAGLSAGRVQSVATRIVVERERERMAFVRSSYWDVEGDFTPDGESNQFAARLTAVDGRRVAVGRDFADDGTLKSREVVHLDQELATSIAAQVLEAQVSVTGVQEKPYTRRPSAPFTTSTLQQEASRKLRLSSKNAMRVAQRLYENGYITYMRTDSTTLSEAALTAARQQARDLYGAEYVPQAPRLYEKKVKNAQEAHEAIRPAGDRFRTPAQVAGELRGDEFALYELIWKRTVASQMADARGSTATVKLGGTLGDGRVVEFSASGTVITFRGFLAAYEEGRDEDRNRNADEDERRLPKLSEGVGLTVVRAEADGHETTPPPRYTEATLVKAMEEKGIGRPSTYASTVGTIQDRGYVHTRGSALVPTWLAFAVTRLLEEHFTELVDYDFTASMEEDLDRIAGGDEQRAEWLKRFYFGEGDGAVAGGKPGLPDAGSAHLGLKQLVDDLGDIDAREISTIPIGDGIVVRVGRYGPYVEETVPQGVDAATGEMTDGAGDTPRRATITDDIAPDEMTPEKARELLELSADDGRVLGQDPETGRDIVAKAGRYGPYVTEVLPEEETATKGKGKAKAKPRTASLFKDMDLATIDLDAALKLLSLPRVVGTTTEEDGTEVEITAQNGRYGPYLKKGTDSRSLTTEQQLFDITLEEALAIYAQPKQRGRAAAAPLKELGADPVSGKPMLVKDGRFGPYVTDGETNATLRKADDPESITAERGAELLAEKRAKGPTTRKRAAKKTTKKAATKKTATRKSTAKKTAAKKS, from the coding sequence ATGGGAGCAGGACGGCAGGTTGGATCTGTGAGCACGGGGCGCAAGCTCGTCATCGTCGAGTCGCCGGCGAAGGCGAAGACCATCGGCGGCTACCTGGGCAAGGACTACGACGTCGAGGCGTCGGTCGGCCACATCCGCGACATCCCGACGCCGTCGGAGATGCCCGCCGAGATCAAGAAGGGCCCCTTCGGCCGGTTCGGCGTGGACGTCGACAGCGGCTTCGAGGCGTACTACGTCGTCGACAGCGACAAGAAGAAGAAGGTCGCCGAGCTCAAGCGCCTGCTCAAGGGCGCCGACGAGCTCTACCTGGCCACGGATGAGGACCGCGAGGGCGAGGCCATCGCGTGGCACCTGCTCGAGGTGCTCAAGCCCAAGGTCCCGGTCAAGCGCATGGTGTTCCACGAGATCACCAAGGAGGCGATCCAGCGCGCCGCCAGCGCCACCCGCGACCTGGACACCGCCCTCGTCGACGCCCAGGAGACCCGGCGCATCCTCGACCGGCTCTACGGCTACGAGGTCAGCCCGGTCCTGTGGCGCAAGGTCAAGGCCGGCCTGTCCGCCGGCCGCGTGCAGTCCGTCGCCACCCGCATCGTGGTCGAGCGCGAGCGCGAGCGGATGGCGTTCGTGCGCTCGTCCTACTGGGACGTCGAGGGCGACTTCACGCCCGACGGCGAGTCCAACCAGTTCGCCGCGCGGCTGACCGCCGTCGACGGGCGCCGCGTCGCCGTCGGACGCGACTTCGCCGACGACGGCACGCTCAAGTCGCGCGAGGTCGTCCACCTCGACCAAGAGCTGGCGACGTCCATCGCCGCCCAGGTCCTCGAGGCGCAGGTGAGCGTCACCGGGGTCCAGGAGAAGCCGTACACCCGCCGCCCGAGCGCGCCGTTCACGACGAGCACGCTGCAGCAGGAGGCCTCCCGCAAGCTGCGGCTCTCGTCCAAGAACGCGATGCGCGTGGCCCAGCGCCTGTACGAGAACGGCTACATCACCTACATGCGTACCGACAGCACGACGCTGTCGGAGGCCGCCCTGACCGCCGCCCGCCAGCAGGCGCGTGACCTGTACGGCGCGGAGTACGTCCCGCAGGCACCCCGCCTGTACGAGAAGAAGGTCAAGAACGCCCAGGAGGCGCACGAGGCCATCCGCCCTGCGGGTGACCGGTTCCGCACGCCGGCACAGGTCGCGGGCGAGCTGCGCGGTGACGAGTTCGCGCTCTACGAGCTGATCTGGAAGCGCACGGTCGCCTCGCAGATGGCCGACGCCCGTGGCTCGACCGCGACGGTCAAGCTCGGCGGCACGCTGGGCGACGGCCGGGTCGTCGAGTTCAGCGCGTCCGGCACCGTCATCACGTTCCGTGGCTTCCTCGCGGCATACGAGGAGGGGCGGGACGAGGACCGCAACCGCAACGCGGACGAGGACGAGCGCCGCCTGCCCAAGCTGAGCGAGGGCGTCGGCCTCACGGTCGTGCGCGCCGAGGCCGACGGCCACGAGACCACCCCACCGCCGCGCTACACGGAGGCGACCCTCGTTAAGGCCATGGAGGAGAAGGGGATCGGGCGCCCGTCGACCTATGCCAGCACGGTCGGCACGATCCAGGACCGCGGCTACGTCCACACCCGCGGCTCGGCCCTCGTGCCCACCTGGCTCGCCTTTGCCGTGACCCGGCTGCTCGAGGAGCACTTCACCGAGCTGGTCGACTACGACTTCACCGCCTCCATGGAGGAGGACCTCGACCGGATCGCCGGTGGCGACGAGCAGCGGGCCGAGTGGCTCAAGCGGTTCTACTTCGGGGAGGGCGACGGCGCCGTGGCCGGCGGCAAGCCCGGCCTGCCCGACGCCGGCTCCGCCCACCTCGGCCTGAAGCAGCTGGTCGACGACCTGGGCGACATCGACGCCCGGGAGATCTCGACCATCCCGATCGGCGACGGCATCGTCGTGCGCGTCGGCCGCTACGGCCCGTACGTCGAGGAGACCGTGCCCCAGGGCGTGGACGCCGCGACCGGTGAGATGACCGACGGTGCGGGTGACACCCCGCGGCGCGCGACGATCACCGACGACATCGCCCCGGACGAGATGACGCCGGAGAAGGCCCGCGAGCTGCTCGAGCTGTCTGCCGACGACGGCCGCGTCCTCGGCCAGGACCCGGAGACGGGCCGCGACATCGTGGCCAAGGCGGGCCGCTACGGCCCGTACGTGACCGAGGTGCTGCCCGAGGAGGAGACGGCGACCAAGGGCAAGGGCAAGGCGAAGGCCAAGCCCCGCACGGCCAGCCTCTTCAAGGACATGGACCTCGCGACCATCGACCTCGACGCCGCGCTCAAGCTGCTGAGCCTGCCCCGCGTCGTCGGCACCACGACCGAGGAGGACGGCACCGAGGTCGAGATCACCGCGCAGAACGGCCGTTACGGGCCCTACCTCAAGAAGGGGACCGACTCCCGCTCGCTCACGACCGAGCAGCAGCTCTTCGACATCACGCTCGAGGAGGCGCTGGCGATCTACGCCCAGCCCAAGCAGCGCGGGCGCGCCGCCGCAGCCCCGCTCAAGGAGCTCGGAGCGGACCCGGTGTCGGGCAAGCCGATGCTGGTCAAGGACGGCCGCTTCGGCCCGTACGTCACCGACGGCGAGACCAACGCGACCCTGCGCAAGGCCGACGACCCCGAGTCGATCACTGCCGAGCGCGGTGCCGAGCTGCTCGCCGAGAAGCGTGCGAAGGGCCCGACGACCCGCAAGCGGGCCGCGAAGAAGACGACGAAGAAGGCTGCGACGAAGAAGACCGCCACCAGGAAGTCGACCGCGAAGAAGACCGCGGCGAAGAAGTCCTGA